In Euphorbia lathyris chromosome 10, ddEupLath1.1, whole genome shotgun sequence, the DNA window agagctcactaagagtctcttggagatgctcttatcaaactaaatatttttattgtcTACTTTTCCGAAATGtctttactatatatatatatatatatatatatatatatatattataatttaacaTTGGTACTTCACTTCTCATCCTTTATACaatccaatttcaatttcatgcATCAATCCAAGAACTAACCTCTTCATAtaagtattttattgattttacaACTGTGGAGGAAATTCATCTGACCGATATGAATTTCCTCCGCAGTTGCTTCCACTGCAGAAGGTTTTTCATGATTACGAAACTATCGAGCTGCTGAAATAAAGGTATTTGTAACATATTCAATCATGCAAATACATCCCAAATAGGTTTTCGATACATAAACATGCTATTAAACATAACTCCAACCCTAATAAATCATACGAAAACTATACCATAAACCCTAATAAATCCCAAAAATCACACGATTTCATGTTATTAGATGGAAGGATATTGAAACTTACCTTCTTTCTGACCTTTGCCATTGAATTTGATGCAAAGTTTATCGAAAATCGCAGCCAAAATCGCAACAGTTGTTCACAacaaaaatttgattttgagGTGTACGCAGTTGGTGGTTTGAACAAAAAGGGGTATTTGAGAAAGTTAATAATAACTCATCCTGTAAAGTGATTCATTGCCACGCGCATGTGTCCTTCCTAGTTTGCTACTTTTAGCTCTTAGCCTCAATAATTATTTCTTTTATCAAATACTGTCTACTTTTTTGCCATTTTAGAAGTAGAAtatcataaaagaaaaaataaactcAGCAAGTTCAGTCcattctataatttttttttggtttgaaagaaaggttttttttttttaaagtttctATCATCATTAGTTTAGATATAACCATCTAAAAAAAAAGtcggaaaattacaaaactggatcaaatgggaggctcatttacatattaaacccatttactaattctactacatatctagactgattttgtgtgactttccaaaaatacccctgaccttcccacttccaTCACTTGCGAATTGCCGCTCCCTCTATCTtcttggttatgcgaaaagttgcttcagcattaatgatttcaagacttttgatcttcatttcttcctttaaattgcacgaaatctgcaccatttagtcgaaatcataatgaatttctctttttcatctcttcatctcttgattctgcaacttcccaaccctagaaaacgagtaaatggtttttcatcttcctgttcgttgcttggtttctttcttcttgttaccatcaaagaaatagtttttctacgttatttccttcgttcttcccatgttatcatattgttattgtcgcttttggggatGAAAGGGgcaaaaaatgtaagtatctgtttgttttttctacgttttttcatgaattcacttcgcaatcgatggtttcgctaagctttgcgaaaagaacgagcctggaaagtgatgatctacttcgtgaattgatgatttcgcgaagttctgcgaagagaaagagtctgaaacatatggatctacctcgcgaatcgattagttcgcgaagtctgcgaatagatcctcacgtttcaaacctcgcagacttcgcgaaagcagcGATATGCGAtgtagatagtcacatttcagacctcgcagacttcgcgaaaaaattgatatgcgaagtaaaatcacctcttcccctgcacatttacattcgcatgcttcgctaattttcatttcgcgaagccaaaatcgtcttttttcctaactaacacggttaattttttctgtagatggttgaatacgtaacatccctttctggaaggcggcgtactgggctgcaagggagatgattttccttcctgtatagggatgaacttccccaagattgacacattcactcctgaaatgattcgttaggagaggttgtgtcaatctcggggtgcaccatgggacacgtccatcctatggtgccaatcttcaaagtggacctaacttaatccggtgccaattttgaagcggatgcaTAATCTTGGTACCAGATTAGTTagtttcactttgaaatgattagttagtagagttcattgtggcaatcttgttgtaaattttgataatgttatgatttgaatgttgttattgtggcaatcttgttgtaaattttgataatgttatgattttaatgttcgaatccgttgttgtttgccaatttttgttatataccacttcgcgtattagcttcaaatcatatccagcattcgcatatgcgaactaaattcatcaagcaaaacaaacttcagcttctcaggcttcgcatatgcgaactaaattcattaagtaaatcaaaacattaacttcgcaggcttcgcatatgggtgaatatgcgaagtcagacgggatggggcgagctccgcgtaaatattgagggtatttttggaaagtcacacaaaatcagtctggatatgtagtagaattagtaaatgggtttaatatgtaaatgagcttcccatttgacccagatttgtaattttcccaaaaaaaattgaaaaaccaGAATCATATTGGTTTTCGGTTTGACTCCGGTTCAGTCCGGTTTTTTACACATGCAGAAACCCACTGTGATCCAGACCAGAGACTTAGCCGGTTTTTTATTCGATCGGTCAAACCTGCCGGTCCGGGTTTAATAACATTGCTAATAACTACTTACCAATCAAGATTTGACTTTTGTTTGATGCTTCCATTCGACAACTTGGaaaaaagaattaaatttagGGCCCAATGTTGTCGTTTTACTCAAGAAAAAATCTGGTCTTGTTGTGATGTAAGTGTAATCAAGTCGCATTGAAACAATGACCAAGTGAATAATATGAAGTTCTCATGAATTTTGTGGCTTTTATGActacaattaaaaaataaagtattAAATAAAAGTTTGATAATTAcaagtaaaaaatataaaattaattatgttaaacaaaaattattaaaacattattttgccATTAAATAGGTAACATTTTCCATATGATCCATCTAAAATGACACCTTTGCCATTGACCTAGTTTGGTCACGTTTATAGATGGTtaaaatttcaccaattttaGATATGTCACCCGATAAATGTTACTAAATAGTAGGCTAGGAGGCGAATATAAGCATTTTGGCTATGTCAAGGAAAAAATGTTACCTATTTAATGGCAAAATAAATGATCTATTTTTGAAACAGGAATTAAAGTAGTAGATCTTTTAGCCCCTTATCGCCGTGGAGGAAAAATCGGAGTATTCGGCGGGGCTGGCAGCGGGACCAGCCCACGGAGAGGGGCATGGAAGGTCTTCCTCTCTCTCAATCTCTCAAGGACCAACGACCCCCCAATTGGTTTACTATTTCTATAAAGAATATAATTGACAACTCGAAGTTTCAGATTATCCGTTTCTTGCAATAGATCCTAGGGGAAAAGTGTTTCTAAATTGATAGATCATGGACCAAAACCCAATATTTTAGATAAGTTGGGAGCCTAAATAGTACtttaagcaaaagaaaaattacTTGAAAATGATGTTTTTTATTAGACTTAACAAgaaatctaataaaaaaacattaaatttcattaaaaaaacattttatttcgCTTTAAGTACTTAGTTACTTATATAAAACATTGTCTAGAAAGATGCAATAAAATCATTATACATCAATAAGCTTTACTAAAGATGTTATTTTTGGCCCCTTCCTTCCTTAGACGGTGGATGCGTGTTGCAATTGTCTAGACCTaggattattattattacatctTTTgagatttagtttttttttttttttttttttaagaaaatgttAATTTTTGAATCCCTTCCTCTGATACATATTGCGATTGCCTAGGCCtaagattattattattgcatcttttgagattttttttataaaatgttaattttttGGCTCCTTCTTTCTTTTGCCTCTGGGTAGACACCCCTCCTGTCTCTAGGAACGACACTACCATTGAGTTACATTGATAAACATTATCCATGAggtaataaaagttattattgAGCTTTATCTTGGGTTAAATAGTTAATTGATATAATATTAAAACCTCTTCTATCAAATGATAGATaattaacttcatttttaatgaaattttaaTAGATACAAGTAGGATAAGTCTGTGTTGTACACATTTCAAATCAATGTCTATCTCACTACAAGCacttgtcatttcttcttaGAAGAATAATAGTCATACTGTTCCTTCTCTTCCTACGTCTCACACATCGCAACCACTTCAAATTCGGGTTAAATGTAtcattggtcactgaatttaCATAGTTGtcttaaaatggtcactcaattttgagttttgtctcaattaagtTACTCCGCCGATTTCAGTGGTTATAAGCATTGAAATAATGACATAAGTGACACGTTAACATGAGCCAACTTAAATCTCTGATCGAAACAAAACGCGACAGCCGCGTgttggttatttttatgaaaaaaaaactaaattttgtttttctttcataaaaataaccacACATGATAGCCATGTGACACATACGTGGATATCATGTGATTTTGGTCAGAGATCTGAGTTGATTCATATTGACGTATCACCTATGTCATCATTCTAATGtttttttaatcactgaaatcgtcAGAGTGATCTTATTGAGAAAAAACCttcaaaattgagtgattttattgagacaaattaaagttgagtgatCATTTTAAGACaacatgtaagttcagtgatgAATAGAACAATTATTAGAACAATTAATGTTATGAATCCTATCAAAGGATAACCACTCCACTCATGATCTTAAATGGACAACCAAAACCAAATTAAATTTTCTCCAGTGTAAACTAGACTATTCAATCACAACCCTTCATGTAAAAAAAGGCGGCCTGGTGCACTATACGTCCCCGTTTAAACGAGGTTTTAGGGAAGGGTCCCACCACAATAGTGTACTGGTTAAACTTTTTCCTGCcattttttttggcaagagaccgctcttaagactcgaacccgtgatcTCTCAATCACAACCTTTcatgtaataaaaaaaacacaactcTTCATTCCATCTCTTTCATTCCCTAATTTATCGAGCCAACTGCCTGTTAAACTAAGTTCGACAATTTTGTCCAACGGAGAGCTCAATTGATGAATTTGCTACGTGGTTGACGGTTGCAACTGCATTGATAGGAATTTTGTTCCTCATGTGCAAACATTACCTAATAATAACCCTAACCCGGAGTTTGATGCTTGGAGCAACGTGATCAACAAATCCTGAGTTGGATCATTGCTTCCGTTTTTTAGTCCTTTCCACCATAGATTGATGATATCGCTATTCAtgtataaaaggcaaacagaagaactctaaccaaacacttataACTTTTCTTTTAAtgtgaaaagacaaacatgaaGAAAATATAGTAAATAAACACTCTCAAAAATTCACACCtccaaaaataagaaattagtttAATACAatatttaagattaaaattaaattaatatataattcaaCATTACAATAAacaccatttttttttataatttagccAATCTGCATCATCAACCGAAAAGAAACGagattgtagttttttttttaatttctcaaaTAACTCTGGTCATATAGGTTTACCGGTCGAATTTAGTTTTTAACGGGTCAATCATTGACGCAAAATAAATACAACCGAAAAGAATACATGGCTAGTTCGCGGTCGAATCGGGTTTTAAAACAATGATTAGAAGAGTTTGTAGATGCCTTGATTGAGGGTTATAGGAACAAGGGTTTGGTAAGTTTGTTGAGAAGGATGATAACTGTCCCAAAATATGTATTTAGAAGCATCTGGACAAGAATGCCCCTCTACTCCTGGATTGCAAAGTATGCTCACTTCTATGTTTCCTGTCCCACAACATCCTTTTGTAGCAACTTCAAACCCTgtcatttattatatatataattactgTTATAAATAATGTAATGGATCCAAATTAATTGGGGTGAAATCTCAAAAAGTATCATTTAAGAAACTTATTCTCAATCTGGTAATAATGGGGAAAATAATTCATTTGAAAAAGTTGTTTTTAACTTTGCAATTAAAAATAGTCCATTATGGTGGTGGTCCACCATGATGGTACAATATtaattttagggataaggtaccaaaataaatGTAAggttttggagaagtatcaatttaggttcaacgttcaaaatagcactaatataggcttaacgtttacaacataatatcaatttaggctcaacgtttataatatagcatcaatttaggcatcacgtataaaatagcaccaatataagcttaacgtttacaaaataatacgaatttaaatttaacgtttacaaaatatatccaatttaagttaaacgtcacaattaaattaaccatattatattcttttcctattaactttatatgttatctttttatttagttctattttcttatttattataatacaattaattagtattcttgcccattaaagtcttatatttgtttttcatcaaccattcaaTGACTCCTAAATTCTATGGCTCatataatatatgcaaactaaaagtaattgaatatccacaatatttcgaacaccatgaaatttagtagtcattgAATCAttaatgaaaaacaaatataatatcTTAATGggtaagaatactaattaattgtattataataaataagaatatagaactagataaaaagataacatataaagttaataaagAAAGAatgtaatatgattaatttaattatgacgtttagcttaaattgtatatattttataaacgttaagcttaaattcgtattattttgtaaacgttaagcctatattggtgctattttgtacgtgaggcctaaattgatgctatattttaaatgttaagcctaaattgatattatgttgtaaacgttaagcctatattagtgttattttgaacgttaagcctaaatttgtACTTCCCAAAAAACCTTAGacatattttgataccttatctctTAATTTTACCATCATGCTGGACCCACCACCATAAAAGAGTTGtttttaactacaaaattaaaaacaatCTCTTCAATGGAATTATTTCTCAACCATTACTACgttgaaaataattttcataaatgatCTCCTTTTGGGGTTTAATCCAATTAATTACTCCTAATTAATGGATTAAGAGAAGATtaaataaaagggtaaagttaaaaaaaaaaactcagtgTTTTCACATATTGTCAAACTGgtacttgaattttttttttttgtccaaaagGCGACTGAGCTTTTTcgttttgttaaaaacaatgatcttttaatttgacactataaaaatgactATTAACCaactcaaaatggaaaattccaagagttaaagttatttagtacaacatttactatgaaatcaaattttttattttccaaaatcataattttttggaGCTATCTCTCTGTGTAAACGATCACTTTTACTCTTTTcaccaaacaacatctaaatgacgagttcttatattaagcaccgggTCTTCCATATTATTCGGAGGAtccccaattcacatttggacacgtgtattgtgatcCCACGTAATAGTTAAAAATAATAGAACCTCTTATAAAATGTGTGGATCcatattacacgtgtcaaaatatgtatggaaggtcTTTAATTTGACATGAAGAACCGGACGCTTCTAATAATAATTTGccctaaatgacatcaaaataaaagaaaatgaagaattaaagttacttagaatTTCATCAggtctttgaatttttcaattttgagacCATCAATtctcattaattttaatatcattgtttttagtaaaacgaaaaaCTCGGTGATCTATTTGACAAAATGAAAAAGCTCAATCGTTTTTtggataactttttttttttttttcgagcACCAGTTTGACAATAAGTGAAAACACCTGTGTAAATAAACTTACCATATTTGGCAGGATTTAGGATGAGGGAAAGTAGTGGATAGTAGATATCAAAATAGACAAGCTTGACACCAGGAAGTTGTGTATTAAGAGAATCAATTTTAGAGGAGATTTTAGAATTGAAAAGCTTTGCAGCTTCGTTTGCCTTATCTGAACAGTTTCTTAGGAATCCTCCAGCTATAGTTCTCTGTGATGGTACACACCCTAATGGTGGTAATCCCAGCACCGCTATTTTCCTTGCTCCTCTTTTATATAGTTCCTGTCATATAACAAAATGAATggaaatatgttttttttgttatgttttaTCTTCCTTCAACCTCTAGCATTCTTACTAGTCAATGACTTGAAATTCGATATCTTTTACTAAAGAACAAAAAACTCTTCTACCGTTAATGAGACTTGAAATTTCAACATCCGACAaaagttagattttttttttttgtatgtagAGACTCTCTCCAAATAAACATAGAACTAAATTTGTAGTGTACTCCATTATTTAATTTTGGGACAAGGGCTTGATTTGACTATAACGTTTTTTAGGAAGTGCAGATTTGACTTTAACGtacaaaattatataaatttaacccTGACGTTTTCAAATAAGAAATTTTCGTACATTTTCTGTTGGTTATTTGTGACTATGTTAGTTACGCAGTAAACattttagttaatttatatGTGGCAGATTTAGTTGTTAGTATTTTAACATGGttttttgtaactgtgttagtaacacattaaataacttAGACATAGTTGATATTTGGAAAATCTAATGTGatattaaataacagtcaaaccaattttttcaaaatttcggtAACGTAGAGGTAAAATTAATATTGTTTGGAAATGTTAAAGGTGAATATGTATTATTTCATAGGGTACGTGGTGTATAACCTTTGTtatatttcacactttggtgtacaacctttaattttgcacatAAAAGTGTACAAGCTTTTGGTGACCTGCTACGAAAGTGTACAACCgttaattgtgaccggtcaacatgAAGTAACGCGCCATGTCAGTAAATTGACCTCCttaaaagtcaaaagttgaATGGTCCACACAAAGTCAACATGTCACGTCAATAATTTTAACTTCTATAAAGGTCAAATGGCCGACGTGACACGTTGACTTTGCGTTGACCAGTCATAATTACCGGCTATACACTTTAGTGGAAGGTCACCAAAAGATTGTACAGTTTTATATGCAAAATTAAAAGTTGTAcgccaaagtgtgaaaatggaCAAAAATTATACACACCTTATTTCATACGTTAAATTCAAATATACACTTCTCGAAAAcgttatttatttttagaccTTATGTATTCTCAATGAGATAATCATAATCGAGGCTTAGTCACAGTTAAGGCTCTCCACCTCTCTGTACGGACATATTTAGTGGAGAACATGAAATTTATCTCATAAACTTAAACTGCATTATCAATTCTTTGTCTGCTTTGGATTCCTAAAATAAATGcctcccaaaaaaaaaagagcagACCCCATTGAGCTACAACGGGTAAGTTATccataatttaatttcagtgaATTACGTACTTACCTGGTAAAAGGTTGAAGCAGAGTTGAGAAGCAAATCAGTGTAGGAATTAAGATCATAATGAATTCTCCTAAATGGCAGAATATAATAAGTATTTGCAATATCATCACTTCCTATGCATACTAAGTATAAGCTTTTTGATaatatttcttcttttctttcttctccaAATGCTGCCTCTATCTTCGATAAGTATTCTTTGAACATATCTAATTGATCTGATAGTGACAGTACAGActgcagaaaaagaaaaaataattatgcatatataataattaattaattaattgaaaatgcaatatgaaaagaaaatttataattatatataaaaattaccaCAGATTTAGGAGTTTCAGGATCATAGCCAGAACCACCGGAGGCAAAGCTTACGCCGGTGACAAGGTCTTCCGGCTTTAAATTATGATCAAGATATGGTGGCACCAGATCTTTTATTCCCAATTCCTGAGCTGATAATTCATTCTACAACATTTAATTcaactatatataatatatactggccctgtttggtaaaaagggttttgggataaaaagagcggttttgaccaactttagctgTTTGATCACTGAAACCgttgattggagtgtttggtggagagaggtttgggagagtgttttgggatgaaaacgctaatttagaaaaaaactccttttaggagctttttcaattagcgttttgcaatattaaaattaatggacttctttaaccctaatagatagactcctccTCCAAccaaatgcccttattcgtatttttgcacaaaccgctattatcaatcagctaatttttaccaaacaggtctacacaaacagctagtcaaatcagctaatgtaatcagctaacagctaattcccaaacagggccactATATAATATGCAAAGAAAGAAGTATACATATATGTACcttaaattaatataagattttatgattggaccttaaatataaacttaaacttttagtttaattgGTTCCACGACGTGGTATCAGAAACGGTTGAAGGTTCGAATCCTGACAACCTTATTAATGTATGAACAAAGGTTGGGTCAGTCTGTTAatcttaaaaaaatatgatatcTTATACAGTAGAAATGTGAAGGAAGAGATGAGAGAGCATTAAAAACATGCTTGATGTTTAGGCTCTTCTAAACACGCGTAGATATCTTATTTTAGTGGGGTTCGACTGGTGATAAAAAGAAGATTCATTGGCTAAGGCTAAATATTTATGATGGTGATTTCTGGACCGCGGATGTGAATAATAACTCTAGTCTAGTTTAGAGGAACATTTTGAATTCGGAGACGTAATTGATTCATGTAGGCGTCTTGTTGCAAGTTGTCCGAGGATCAAAATATCGATCGCATGTCTTAAGGCAATGAAATAAAGTTACGGATGCTTTAGCTAATGAGTCTTTTAATTGGTTGAATTTTATATGTTGGACTCAGCTCATCGTTTTATAAGGGATGTAGTTGTGTCGGATGTAATTGATtaagtttttgtgttttaatgaatttttttccccaaagaaaaaaattattattttatatatcttaaattaaaatcatcacatgcaatttgataaattttcaaTGTCAtgatatttgcaattaataggAAGAAGTACAAATACAatctttgtaatttttatggatttacaaataaaagaatGTGTTTTTGTTCCGTAAAGATGGCATGTGCTTTACACACCTAGACACAATTTGACACATAATCTAATCAGTATGTTATGTTATCAAGCTAACATGCTATATTAGCAATAGTTAACATTTTATTGTGTCATACCTACAAAGTTAATAAGTCAATGTGTTACGTTATcataggccctgtttgggaattagctgttagctgattacattagctgatttgattagctgtttgtgtagatctgtttggtaaaaattagctgattgataatagcggtttgtgcaaaaagacgaataagagcatttctttttttaatacataaaaatatacataaaataattagggttaaatgagtccattaattttaatattgcaaaacgctaattgaaaaagctcctaaaaggagctttttctaaattagcgttttcatcccaaaactctccaccaaacactccaatcagcggtttcagtggtcaaaccgctaaaattggtcaaaaccactctttttatcctaaaacgctctttaccaaacaggccATAGACTAACTAACACAGTTAGTCAAATTCATTCTTTTTGAGAGACATTTGATTTCCCTACGAGCCCAAAATGAATTAATACTATaacaacattttttttctttgtcaTTTCTTGAAAATCTCTAAAACAAAAACCCTATTAATATTGTCTTTTTTTCTTCCTTGAGTAAACCTCAAAGTCATGTAACTTATCCACCCTATTAAGtttgtttattttatatatatttactaaatttagttttatccatatacttatttattttattttttttaccttaaAATAAATTCACTTTAATTCATGTACTTTATTTTATCTACATTTTCctcataaaatattttttatcgacttcaattttaatatttatttttattatttaataattattattttgtttttaaaatatcTCTTTTATGTATTTTCGTTGATTAGTTTTATTTAAGTTTTTTCTATTTCactggtttttaattttaatgttaaaGTGGTACATAACAAGGATCTGattgtaatttatttatattgtaAAGGGCAAATAAGTATTTTCCCTATTCTAGATAGAAAGGATCCGTTTCACTTAAATGGATATATAAAGAGTGGTTAGAATGGGTTTTAAGGTTAAGAAAAGATTTGGGAATTCTTTATTTTTGGTGAGCTTTCATTCCATGTTCTGTAATTCAACGTTCATCAATTCAATGTTCATCATTTCTTTGTTCAATTctgatatggtatcagagatAAATTGCTTCCGCATTCAATTTTCTCCTTCCAATTCAACGTTTCTGTGTtgaatttttgttcattttgttcaaagtttttttttggaacaaattcTTTCTTCATCTTTCGCAAATCGATCTTGATTTGTGCTTTTTCATCTATTGAAACCCTAGATTTCGATTTTTTGATTTTATTACTTCAATTCTTCTTCTCTTGCGTTCATAATGACGAATCCTACAGCACCGACTACAGCTCCACCAGATCCTTCGCTTCTTCCGTCGAGTCACTATTACCTGCATCCAGGAGAAAATCCTGGTATTTCTCTTGTTTCTAAGGTCTTGGATGGCAATATCTATCACTCTTGGCGTCGTGAGATGGAACGGGGCTTGAGAGCTAAAAACAAGATTGTTTTTGTTGATGGAACTCTCAAACCGCCTCCGGTTGGTGATACTCTTCGTCCAGCATGGGATAGGTGCAATACCATGGTGTTCACGTGGTTATCGCGTTCGGTTTCGCCTATTATCGCACAAAGTCTTACCTGGTTTGAGAATGCATTTGATGCTTGGGCTAATTTAAAGGCAAGATTTACACAAGGAGATGCTCTCAAGATCGCAGCATTACAAGATGAGTTTTATTCTTTTACT includes these proteins:
- the LOC136209886 gene encoding GDSL esterase/lipase EXL3-like, producing the protein MAKFFWEKTKFTALMVMMMMGYFYLNGAMGKINLPNGEKFPALIVFGDSIVDPGNNNYINTMIKCDFPPYGRDFRGAKPTGRFSNGLIPSDLIAQELGIKDLVPPYLDHNLKPEDLVTGVSFASGGSGYDPETPKSVSVLSLSDQLDMFKEYLSKIEAAFGEERKEEILSKSLYLVCIGSDDIANTYYILPFRRIHYDLNSYTDLLLNSASTFYQELYKRGARKIAVLGLPPLGCVPSQRTIAGGFLRNCSDKANEAAKLFNSKISSKIDSLNTQLPGVKLVYFDIYYPLLSLILNPAKYGFEVATKGCCGTGNIEVSILCNPGVEGHSCPDASKYIFWDSYHPSQQTYQTLVPITLNQGIYKLF